From the Vallicoccus soli genome, the window CGCTACCGTGCCGCCGTGCCCCCCGGTCCCGCGCCCGCAGCCCGCCGCGGCGGGGCGGTCCTGCGCGGTCGGGCGGCCGCCGGCACCGACCGGGCCCGTACGGCCGTCTGGCCGGCCCTGCAGGGCGCGGTGGGGGCCGCGCTGGCGTACGGCCTCGCGCAGCAGCTGCTGGGGCACCCGTACCCGTTCTTCGCGGGCGTGGCCGCCTTCGTCTGCCTCGGCCTCACCGACGAGCGGCGCCTGCGCCGGGTGGCCGAGCTCGCGGCGGGGGTGACGCTGGGCGTGCTCGTCGGGGACGCGTTCGTCCTCACCTTCGGCAGCGGCCCCGTGCAGCTCGCGGTGGTCCTGTCCACGACCGTGCTCGTCGCCGTCCTGCTCGACGGCGGGAACCTCGTCGTCACGCAGGCGGGGGTCCAGTCCTTGCTCGTCGTCGGCCTGCCGCCGACCGCGGGCAGCCCGTTCGCGCGGTGGCAGGACGCGTTCGTCGGCGGCGCGGTCGCCCTGCTCGTCGCGGTCCTGCTGCCCGCGGACCCGCGCCGGCTCGTACGGCGCCGCCTGCGCGCCCTGCTCGACGAGCTCGCCGCCGTGCTCGGGCTCGTCGCGGACGCGCTGCGCCGCGCCGACGCGGCCGCCGCCGAGGCCGCGCTGGAGCGCAGCCGCGCGACCCAGCCGCTCGTCGACGCGGCGCAGGCCGCGGTGCGCGGCGGCCGCGAGGTCACCCGCCTCGCGCCCCGGCGCCGGCGGCACCGCGCGGAGGTGGCGCGGCTCGCCGTCCTCGCCGGCCACGCCGACCTCGCCGTGCGCAACGCGCGGGTCCTGGCGCGGCGCGCCGTGAGCGCGGCGGAGGACGGCCGGCCCCGCCCCGAGGTGGCGGCCGCCGTCGCGGACCTCGCGGACGCCGTACGGGTCATGGCGGCGGTCGACGTCCCCCGCCCCGCGGGCTGGGCGACCCGCCCACGCCTGGAGCGCACCGCGGCCCGGCTCGGTGCGGGCGGGCCGTGGCGCGAGGACCTGGCGGGGACGGCCCTCGTGCTGCTCGTGCGCCCCCTCGTCGTCGACCTGCTGGAGGCGACCGGGCTCGACCACGAGACCGCCCGCCGGGCGCTCCCGCGGACCTGAGGGGCGCAGGGCGGCGGCGCCCGCCAGGATGGGGCGGGTGTGGGACCTCGTCGTCGTCGGAGCCGGCCCCGCGGGCAGCGCGGCCGCGCTCGGCGCGCTGACGGCCCGCCCCCGCGCCCGGGTCCTCCTGCTCGACCGCGCGGACTTCCCCCGCGACAAGCCGTGCGGCGACGGGATCGCCCCGCACGCGCTCGACGTCCTCGCCCGGCTGGGCGTGCACGGGGTCGTGGACGGCTACCGGCCCGTCGCGGGGCTCCGGCTCGCGCCGCCCGCGGGCGCGCCGGTCGCCGGTCGGATGGCGCGCCCGGCCCACGTCGTACCCCGCCGCGTCCTCGACGCCCGCCTCGTCGCCGCGGCGACCGCCCGCGGCGCGGTGCTGGAGCGCC encodes:
- a CDS encoding FUSC family protein, whose protein sequence is MPPGPAPAARRGGAVLRGRAAAGTDRARTAVWPALQGAVGAALAYGLAQQLLGHPYPFFAGVAAFVCLGLTDERRLRRVAELAAGVTLGVLVGDAFVLTFGSGPVQLAVVLSTTVLVAVLLDGGNLVVTQAGVQSLLVVGLPPTAGSPFARWQDAFVGGAVALLVAVLLPADPRRLVRRRLRALLDELAAVLGLVADALRRADAAAAEAALERSRATQPLVDAAQAAVRGGREVTRLAPRRRRHRAEVARLAVLAGHADLAVRNARVLARRAVSAAEDGRPRPEVAAAVADLADAVRVMAAVDVPRPAGWATRPRLERTAARLGAGGPWREDLAGTALVLLVRPLVVDLLEATGLDHETARRALPRT